A window of Sulfurimonas gotlandica GD1 contains these coding sequences:
- the amrS gene encoding AmmeMemoRadiSam system radical SAM enzyme, with protein MSQTAWLSKELSSGKILCQACAQACKLDDGEYGICGVRRVEDGELKLLVYGLAAAVNVDPVEKKPMFHFLPKSRAFSVGTVGCNLSCKFCQNHEISQYSKENNHKIAGHELPPEQIVALAIENKCDSIAYTYNEPIVFFEYTYDTAKLAHEKGIKNIYVTSGYETKKAIDLLQPYIDGMNIDIKSFSDEFYKEICGARLKPVLEAVKYAHEKGIWVEITTLLISGKNDSDEEIRSIARFIADLDTSIPWHLSAFHPMYKMLDVERTPESTLLRAYKIGQEEGLKYLYVGNIDNEDHESTYCPSCKTRVIDRSGNIGQFVTNELDAEGTCPKCGYKLEGVWK; from the coding sequence ATGTCTCAAACAGCATGGCTAAGCAAAGAACTCTCAAGCGGAAAAATCTTATGTCAGGCATGTGCGCAAGCTTGCAAGCTTGATGATGGAGAGTACGGTATATGCGGTGTTAGGCGAGTAGAAGATGGTGAGTTGAAACTACTTGTCTATGGACTTGCTGCTGCTGTAAATGTTGACCCTGTAGAGAAGAAGCCTATGTTTCATTTCCTACCAAAAAGCAGAGCATTTTCAGTTGGGACAGTTGGCTGTAATCTTTCTTGTAAATTTTGTCAAAATCATGAAATTTCTCAATATTCCAAAGAAAATAATCACAAAATCGCCGGTCATGAACTTCCTCCTGAGCAGATTGTCGCGCTAGCGATTGAAAATAAGTGTGATTCCATAGCCTACACATATAATGAACCAATTGTCTTTTTTGAGTACACATATGACACTGCAAAACTTGCACATGAAAAGGGCATAAAAAACATATATGTGACCAGCGGATATGAGACAAAAAAAGCTATTGACCTTTTACAGCCATATATAGATGGAATGAACATAGACATAAAAAGCTTTAGTGATGAGTTTTATAAAGAGATATGCGGAGCAAGATTAAAACCTGTCTTAGAAGCTGTAAAGTATGCACATGAAAAAGGCATCTGGGTGGAGATAACAACTCTGCTAATTTCAGGAAAAAATGACTCAGATGAAGAAATACGAAGCATCGCAAGGTTTATTGCAGATCTCGATACTTCCATACCTTGGCATCTATCTGCTTTTCATCCTATGTATAAGATGCTTGACGTTGAGCGAACACCAGAGTCAACTCTGCTTCGTGCTTATAAGATAGGACAAGAAGAGGGACTTAAGTATCTCTACGTAGGTAATATTGACAATGAAGACCATGAATCTACCTACTGTCCAAGTTGCAAAACGAGAGTAATAGACAGAAGTGGCAATATCGGTCAGTTTGTAACAAATGAGTTAGATGCTGAGGGAACTTGTCCTAAGTGTGGCTATAAGCTAGAGGGTGTCTGGAAGTAA
- the ald gene encoding alanine dehydrogenase — MTIGIVKEQKTDEFRVGLTPQNVASLVDEGHGVVVESGAGEGSGFSDKDYIDAGAKIVPTAKELYASATLIVKVKEPQPAEYELLNETHTLFCFLHLAPVPKLVSALVKNGVCAIAYETVAVNNELPLLKPMSEIAGKMAPMVGAQHLSRYEGGEGILISGADGVPPANVLVIGAGNAGYNAAKIASGMGANVTVLNRSTPKLIKLLETLPDVKTEIYSDQKLRDLLRDADIVISTVLIHGGASAPKLITRDMLREMKNGSIMVDVAIDQGGIAETSRPTTHTDSTFVQEGVIHYCVANMPGAYPKTATLALSNATFSYVRKLANEGTVEALKSSPSLALGVNVYKGSVTNRAVAEVLGLEFIGLEELLK, encoded by the coding sequence ATGACAATTGGTATTGTAAAAGAGCAAAAAACTGATGAGTTTCGTGTTGGACTAACTCCACAAAATGTTGCATCTCTTGTTGATGAGGGACATGGCGTCGTAGTTGAAAGTGGTGCGGGAGAAGGTAGCGGTTTTTCTGATAAAGACTACATAGATGCCGGTGCAAAGATAGTCCCAACTGCAAAAGAACTCTACGCAAGTGCAACCTTAATAGTTAAAGTAAAAGAACCGCAGCCAGCAGAGTATGAGTTGCTAAATGAGACGCATACCCTCTTCTGTTTTCTGCATCTTGCCCCTGTTCCTAAACTTGTCTCTGCTTTGGTAAAGAATGGTGTTTGTGCTATCGCCTATGAGACAGTGGCAGTGAATAATGAACTTCCTTTACTAAAACCTATGAGTGAGATAGCCGGAAAAATGGCACCTATGGTTGGTGCACAGCATCTGAGTCGCTATGAGGGAGGAGAGGGCATCTTGATAAGCGGTGCAGATGGAGTTCCGCCTGCAAATGTCTTAGTCATTGGTGCTGGAAATGCGGGATATAACGCGGCAAAAATAGCATCTGGAATGGGTGCAAATGTTACTGTGTTAAACCGCTCAACACCAAAGCTAATAAAACTCTTAGAGACTCTGCCTGATGTGAAAACTGAAATCTACTCTGATCAAAAACTTCGTGACTTGCTTAGAGATGCAGACATAGTTATAAGTACTGTACTTATTCACGGTGGAGCAAGTGCGCCAAAACTTATAACACGTGACATGCTTCGTGAAATGAAAAATGGCAGTATCATGGTAGATGTAGCCATAGATCAAGGTGGCATCGCTGAAACATCTCGACCTACAACTCACACAGATTCAACATTTGTGCAAGAGGGTGTTATTCACTACTGTGTAGCAAATATGCCTGGAGCTTACCCAAAGACTGCAACGCTTGCCCTTAGTAATGCAACCTTTTCTTATGTGCGAAAATTGGCAAATGAAGGAACTGTAGAAGCTTTAAAAAGTAGTCCATCACTCGCTCTTGGTGTAAATGTTTATAAAGGCAGTGTGACTAATAGGGCTGTTGCTGAAGTTTTGGGCTTGGAGTTTATAGGACTTGAAGAGTTACTAAAATAG
- a CDS encoding aminotransferase class I/II-fold pyridoxal phosphate-dependent enzyme: MKHGANIYKYAKELGCKSGEIIDFSSNINSYHPSITITPTNNMLVKYPDSNYSSLKKTITKKYEIKKSQITLYNGATSAIFELFKHLREKRVYLYAPLYGEYEKAVPNDKKIIKINRFKNLYKKPKKGSIVVFVNPSTPDAKHYSLAKLFGIWKKQKCTVVLDESFLEFQNLKSLRNQIDSYKKLYIIQSFTKFYGCGGVRIGAIFSNKENVQMLKTPMWNLSAYDAEFLEERLKDKDFDEQSRKLHKRHKKELLRILIGSKLFSKIYKSDSNFVMVKSEKSKEIFEHLLHHKILVRTCGSFDFLTNDYLRFAVKDSKAHNKLKKALNEFC, from the coding sequence ATGAAACACGGTGCAAATATTTATAAATACGCAAAAGAATTAGGCTGTAAATCTGGGGAGATTATTGACTTCTCCTCAAACATAAACAGCTACCATCCAAGCATAACCATAACACCTACAAATAACATGTTAGTTAAGTATCCAGACTCAAATTACAGCTCTTTAAAAAAAACAATTACAAAAAAGTACGAGATAAAAAAGTCTCAAATCACTCTTTACAACGGAGCAACTTCTGCTATTTTTGAGCTGTTTAAACACTTGAGGGAGAAGAGAGTTTACCTCTATGCGCCTCTGTATGGAGAGTATGAAAAAGCAGTACCAAATGATAAGAAAATCATCAAAATAAACCGCTTTAAAAACCTCTACAAAAAGCCAAAAAAAGGTTCCATAGTAGTCTTTGTAAATCCTTCCACCCCCGATGCAAAACACTACTCTTTAGCTAAGCTTTTTGGCATCTGGAAAAAGCAGAAGTGTACAGTTGTTCTTGATGAATCGTTTTTAGAGTTCCAAAACCTCAAATCTTTGAGAAACCAAATCGATTCTTACAAAAAACTCTATATAATCCAATCATTTACTAAATTTTATGGCTGTGGCGGAGTGAGAATTGGTGCAATATTTTCAAATAAAGAGAATGTTCAAATGCTAAAAACACCAATGTGGAACCTCTCAGCATACGATGCAGAATTCTTAGAAGAAAGACTTAAAGACAAAGACTTTGACGAGCAAAGCAGGAAGCTTCACAAAAGACACAAAAAAGAACTTCTTCGTATTTTGATAGGTTCAAAACTTTTTAGTAAAATCTACAAAAGTGACTCTAACTTTGTAATGGTAAAATCAGAAAAATCCAAAGAGATATTTGAGCATCTACTACATCATAAAATACTAGTGCGGACTTGTGGAAGTTTTGACTTTTTGACAAATGACTATCTACGCTTCGCAGTCAAAGACTCTAAGGCTCATAACAAACTAAAAAAGGCACTAAATGAATTCTGTTAG
- a CDS encoding MBL fold metallo-hydrolase yields MKLTFLGTSAGKPTKERNVSALGFELDQDNKWYLFDCGEATQHQLLHSHLSVAKLDTIFITHLHGDHYYGLPGLISSKKLDTCFKPLSIYGPVGIRKFLECSVGTSEEKLGFKLDIVEFKSGDEFKFDKFSLKVLPLVHSIDSFAFYIKEDDITNKINEEKLRALGAEPSKLYGELKRGNSIVFDGKTLEPKEFMHEPTIGRKIIIAGDNSQPDILGEYLRDLDLLVHECTYTQEVYDNLAVKVLHTTAKELGLAAEQMQVKHLIANHINPRFNKSSHMDIDVVYNEIKSNYKGELFIANDFDVYHLNRDSLVKV; encoded by the coding sequence ATGAAGTTGACATTTCTGGGTACTAGTGCTGGAAAACCTACAAAAGAGAGAAATGTTTCTGCTCTTGGATTTGAGCTAGACCAAGACAACAAATGGTATCTTTTTGACTGTGGGGAAGCCACACAGCATCAACTACTACACAGCCATCTCTCCGTCGCAAAACTCGACACTATCTTCATCACTCATCTTCACGGCGATCACTACTACGGTCTTCCTGGGCTTATCTCTTCAAAAAAACTAGATACCTGCTTTAAACCTCTTAGCATCTATGGACCTGTAGGTATACGAAAATTTTTAGAGTGTTCAGTTGGAACTTCAGAAGAAAAGCTCGGGTTTAAGCTAGATATAGTCGAGTTTAAAAGTGGGGATGAGTTTAAGTTTGATAAGTTTTCCCTAAAAGTACTGCCTCTTGTTCACTCCATAGATAGTTTTGCTTTTTATATCAAAGAAGATGATATAACTAATAAGATAAATGAAGAGAAACTAAGAGCACTTGGAGCAGAACCATCAAAACTATACGGTGAGCTAAAAAGAGGAAACAGTATTGTGTTTGATGGTAAAACATTAGAGCCAAAAGAGTTTATGCATGAGCCTACTATTGGTAGAAAAATTATCATCGCAGGAGACAACTCACAGCCTGATATACTGGGTGAATATCTACGAGACCTTGACCTCTTAGTACATGAGTGTACCTACACGCAAGAAGTCTATGACAACTTGGCGGTAAAGGTTTTACACACGACGGCAAAAGAGTTAGGTCTTGCAGCAGAGCAGATGCAAGTCAAGCATCTCATAGCTAATCACATCAATCCTAGATTTAACAAAAGCTCTCATATGGATATAGATGTCGTATATAATGAGATAAAGAGTAACTACAAGGGAGAGCTATTTATAGCAAATGACTTTGATGTTTACCATTTAAACAGAGACTCCCTTGTCAAAGTCTAG
- a CDS encoding diguanylate cyclase has protein sequence MLSKLIPKTSKYHYRLVLIMLFVAVGFIISTISIVVSGYYQLNTIHKEFDVSAKRTLAYKKDFIHTQTDNFRNYLRAVDRTIEFERFIQSNPTDSTQEKKQITSIMMAIAHSDSNIMQFRFLGKHGCEAIRIDRDSIADSPYQVDEKDLQNKADRYYFKDVKKMTKGTIWFSKIDLNMERGEIVQPIKPTLRIAKPYYFNDEFRGMLIINIFMEKILEEVMESELFHVAIIDKDAHILTNNLRGYKENHGEWTRYLNSAKDVRYATDQDEYTFLFNLFFQKQHSNIELSDIIKNDEGLKILLEEKTEKLMEYTKDIVDYMIVMSLIILLVSLPIAIILSRYPLRLHDELKIFKDELEEQLKIIDKYVYMTSTDLDGNITDISTAYTKLSGYSKDELIGENHRILKDPNTPDSFYKKMWLTILNGKSWSGEIRNIRKNGEVFCIIAHISPILDDGNIVGYTSIRENITDQKLIEEISIKDELTGAYNRRFFNQIFTKELKRARRKGDIFSIAMLDIDYFKKYNDTYGHIKGDEALQKVVKQVSRRLQRAGDYLFRVGGEEFIIICSGMKNFEEAKTFSSKIVKSVEDIGLEHKTSEVSDFVTISLGLLVLTLSCSMDEDTVLKRIDELLYSAKEGGRNQAISQSC, from the coding sequence TTGTTATCAAAACTGATTCCTAAAACAAGTAAATATCACTACCGTTTAGTCCTTATCATGCTATTTGTGGCTGTCGGTTTTATTATTTCGACTATCTCAATAGTTGTTAGTGGATATTACCAGTTAAATACGATTCATAAAGAGTTTGATGTTTCAGCAAAGAGAACTCTTGCTTACAAAAAAGACTTTATACACACACAAACTGATAATTTCAGAAATTATCTTAGGGCTGTGGATAGAACAATAGAATTCGAACGTTTTATACAAAGCAATCCAACAGATTCTACACAAGAAAAAAAACAAATTACTAGCATTATGATGGCTATAGCTCACTCCGATTCAAATATTATGCAGTTTAGATTTCTTGGTAAACATGGATGTGAAGCTATAAGAATTGACCGAGACTCCATTGCTGATTCTCCTTATCAAGTAGATGAAAAAGATCTTCAAAATAAAGCAGATCGTTATTACTTTAAAGATGTTAAAAAGATGACTAAAGGGACAATATGGTTTTCAAAGATAGATTTAAATATGGAACGTGGGGAAATTGTACAGCCGATTAAACCAACATTACGTATAGCTAAGCCATATTACTTTAATGATGAATTCAGAGGTATGCTAATAATCAATATTTTTATGGAGAAAATTTTAGAAGAAGTTATGGAATCTGAACTTTTCCATGTAGCCATAATAGACAAAGATGCTCATATACTTACCAATAATCTTAGAGGATATAAAGAAAATCATGGAGAATGGACACGATACCTTAATAGTGCAAAAGATGTAAGATACGCAACCGATCAAGATGAATACACCTTTCTTTTTAACCTATTTTTTCAAAAACAACATTCTAATATTGAGCTCTCTGACATCATTAAAAATGATGAAGGCTTAAAAATTCTCCTCGAAGAGAAAACAGAAAAGCTTATGGAGTATACAAAAGATATAGTAGATTACATGATAGTAATGAGCTTAATCATTCTTCTTGTATCTTTGCCTATTGCTATAATACTCTCTCGCTATCCACTAAGACTACATGACGAATTAAAAATATTCAAGGATGAGCTAGAAGAACAACTAAAGATTATTGATAAATATGTTTATATGACAAGTACAGATTTAGATGGTAATATTACTGATATCAGTACGGCCTATACAAAACTCTCCGGTTATTCCAAAGATGAGCTTATAGGAGAAAATCACAGAATTTTAAAAGACCCAAATACTCCTGATTCATTTTATAAAAAGATGTGGCTTACTATTTTAAATGGTAAGAGTTGGTCTGGTGAGATAAGAAATATTCGTAAAAATGGAGAAGTGTTTTGTATCATAGCTCATATATCTCCCATACTTGATGATGGTAATATTGTCGGGTATACATCAATCAGAGAAAATATAACAGACCAAAAACTAATCGAAGAGATTTCTATAAAAGATGAGTTGACTGGGGCTTATAATCGTCGTTTCTTCAACCAAATATTTACAAAAGAACTCAAGCGTGCAAGACGTAAAGGCGATATATTTTCTATTGCGATGCTAGATATTGATTACTTTAAAAAATATAATGATACTTATGGACATATAAAAGGAGATGAAGCTCTGCAAAAAGTTGTTAAACAGGTCTCTAGGAGACTACAACGTGCAGGTGATTACCTTTTTAGAGTCGGGGGAGAAGAGTTTATAATTATTTGTTCAGGGATGAAAAACTTCGAAGAAGCCAAAACCTTTTCTTCTAAAATAGTTAAATCAGTTGAAGATATTGGGCTTGAACATAAAACAAGTGAAGTGAGTGATTTTGTAACTATTTCTTTAGGCCTTTTAGTCTTAACACTTTCATGCAGTATGGATGAAGACACTGTTTTAAAACGTATTGATGAGTTACTCTACAGTGCTAAAGAAGGTGGACGAAATCAAGCTATTTCCCAAAGCTGTTAG
- a CDS encoding FecCD family ABC transporter permease, whose protein sequence is MSKYLVWFLLFLVLMASPFIGAVSLNFSEVFTSGTLQHSIFFDLRVPRVLFAFAAGTILALSGLLFQTLFRNALMTPYTLGISSGAVLGAGVAIKLGLGSLVFGIAAVSIFGFMGAMLTVFLLIYLAKFLKHSHFESLLLLGIALSLFYTSALMVVFYLGDTMQNDILLRFTMGSLSIIGWMHPISVGIIAFILFLAIYLYRYELQLLSISDESATLRGVNTKKTTLTLLIVSSFAIGTLVSISGPIGFVGLVVPHIVSKLHPETVNKRIVKTALFGGFFLVFCDTITRGLQTQSELPIGIVTALIGGPFFIYLIISRSRK, encoded by the coding sequence ATGAGTAAGTATCTTGTTTGGTTTTTACTATTTTTGGTACTTATGGCATCTCCGTTTATCGGCGCAGTCTCACTAAACTTTAGTGAGGTTTTCACATCTGGAACACTTCAGCACTCTATCTTTTTTGACCTAAGAGTTCCACGAGTTTTGTTTGCATTTGCTGCTGGAACTATATTAGCACTTAGTGGTCTTCTTTTTCAGACACTATTTAGAAATGCACTTATGACTCCATATACTCTGGGCATCTCGAGCGGTGCAGTTTTGGGTGCAGGAGTTGCCATAAAACTGGGACTCGGAAGTCTTGTTTTTGGCATCGCTGCTGTTAGTATCTTTGGTTTTATGGGAGCTATGCTAACCGTGTTTCTACTCATCTATCTAGCGAAGTTTTTAAAGCACTCACACTTTGAGTCACTTCTGCTTTTAGGTATCGCTCTTTCACTCTTTTACACCTCTGCACTTATGGTAGTTTTTTACCTTGGCGACACGATGCAAAACGATATACTTCTGCGCTTTACCATGGGTTCACTCTCCATCATCGGCTGGATGCATCCCATTAGTGTGGGCATCATAGCGTTCATACTTTTCTTGGCTATCTATCTCTACCGCTACGAACTACAACTTCTTAGCATCTCAGATGAGAGTGCCACGCTTCGCGGGGTAAACACAAAAAAGACGACTTTGACACTTCTCATAGTCTCATCTTTTGCCATAGGAACACTTGTGAGCATCAGCGGTCCTATCGGTTTTGTGGGGCTTGTAGTTCCTCATATAGTCTCAAAACTTCACCCCGAAACTGTCAACAAACGCATAGTTAAAACGGCACTATTTGGTGGTTTTTTCTTAGTCTTTTGTGACACTATCACAAGAGGTCTGCAGACTCAAAGTGAACTCCCTATCGGGATAGTTACAGCTCTTATCGGTGGACCATTTTTTATCTACCTGATAATCTCTAGGAGCAGAAAGTGA
- a CDS encoding cobyric acid synthase translates to MNSVSIFGTSSDAGKSTLSFAITYLLHHRGVSVAPFKAQNVSNNSQVTDAGGEIAIPQYFAARAIGLKTTPDMNPILLKSGGKSKAHMIVNGKSVGDKDVWDYYRDIKTLRPHVKRAFLKLQKQYGCIVAEGAGSPVELNLMDKDLSNIYIADEFNTKIILVADIQRGGVFASIYGVYHLLPKKLQKNVIGVIVNKFQGDMSLFDKGVKIIEKKFKIPVLGVVPFKPFNLGFEDSESIMNYVQDTRDAIIKVGVIKLPHISNFTDFEPLVVDREVELSFISNAGDMATCDLVVLPGSKRVVDDLAWLRERGFEEKLSSTEQKVVAICGGYEMMFERILDPDKVESDAEITKGFGRLKGDVTFQKEKIVKKGSYRIFKCIVDGYEIHNGIAKKRCKSKENLYGTFIHGLFDSDEIREMLFSEINPNYKGYNFKKFKAKAIKEFASHIEEHIDMDKIVKELNS, encoded by the coding sequence ATGAATTCTGTTAGCATATTCGGAACAAGCAGTGATGCTGGAAAATCTACTCTCTCTTTTGCCATAACTTACTTGCTTCACCATCGTGGTGTTAGCGTTGCACCTTTCAAAGCTCAGAATGTTTCTAACAATTCACAAGTTACAGATGCTGGTGGTGAGATTGCTATTCCTCAGTATTTTGCCGCACGAGCGATTGGACTGAAAACTACTCCGGATATGAATCCTATTTTACTAAAGTCAGGTGGAAAGTCAAAAGCCCACATGATTGTAAATGGTAAGAGTGTTGGGGACAAAGATGTTTGGGATTATTACCGTGATATCAAAACTCTTCGGCCACATGTCAAACGTGCATTTTTAAAACTTCAAAAGCAATACGGTTGCATCGTAGCTGAAGGTGCAGGTAGTCCAGTTGAGCTAAACTTGATGGATAAAGACCTATCTAACATTTACATTGCAGATGAGTTTAACACAAAAATCATCTTAGTTGCCGACATACAAAGAGGTGGTGTTTTTGCGTCCATCTATGGGGTATATCACCTACTTCCAAAAAAACTGCAGAAGAATGTCATTGGTGTCATCGTAAACAAGTTTCAGGGAGATATGAGCCTTTTTGATAAGGGTGTTAAAATCATAGAAAAAAAGTTTAAGATTCCTGTTCTTGGAGTTGTTCCTTTTAAACCTTTTAACCTTGGGTTTGAAGACAGCGAGTCGATTATGAACTATGTTCAGGATACTAGAGATGCTATCATCAAAGTCGGAGTTATCAAGCTTCCTCACATCAGTAACTTTACAGATTTTGAGCCTCTCGTAGTTGATAGAGAAGTAGAACTCTCTTTCATCTCAAACGCTGGAGATATGGCGACTTGTGACTTAGTTGTTCTTCCAGGAAGTAAAAGAGTTGTGGATGATTTGGCTTGGTTACGTGAGCGTGGTTTTGAAGAGAAACTTAGTTCTACGGAGCAAAAAGTAGTTGCTATCTGTGGTGGTTACGAGATGATGTTTGAGCGTATTTTAGACCCAGATAAAGTTGAGTCAGATGCAGAGATTACAAAAGGCTTCGGACGACTAAAAGGCGATGTGACTTTCCAGAAAGAAAAGATTGTAAAAAAAGGTAGTTACAGAATCTTTAAATGTATAGTCGATGGCTATGAGATTCATAACGGCATCGCAAAGAAGAGATGCAAGTCTAAAGAAAATCTCTATGGAACTTTCATCCACGGTCTGTTTGATAGCGATGAAATAAGAGAGATGCTCTTTAGCGAGATAAATCCTAACTACAAAGGCTACAACTTTAAAAAGTTCAAAGCCAAAGCCATAAAAGAGTTTGCATCTCATATTGAGGAGCATATAGATATGGACAAAATAGTCAAAGAGTTAAATAGCTAA
- the cbiB gene encoding adenosylcobinamide-phosphate synthase CbiB: protein MSNILISLFAYFTDKLFGEFRFIKHPIIIIGEMITFFEKRFYKNSILRGLLLVLFVLSLVSFISISIYLYLSEMNDAVNIIISSFIASMFLAHRMLYDSVKDVLVSQNKQEVIAKLVSRDVEQMSESDIYKASIETYAENLSDGVIAPLFYLLLFGLPGIIIYKAINTMDSMVGYRNDKYENYGKVAAKLDDIANYIPSRVTAVLIMLLFKQKDIFSFYENGAKHDSPNAGHPITAMAMSLDISLGGDTYYFGKLKEKPYFGSGRIEIKESDVRKALSLRGKVDSTVAVLLLAILVTLQVL, encoded by the coding sequence ATGAGTAATATTTTAATATCCCTTTTCGCCTACTTCACAGACAAACTCTTTGGTGAGTTTAGGTTTATCAAACATCCGATTATTATCATAGGTGAGATGATTACTTTTTTTGAGAAGAGATTTTACAAAAACAGTATCCTCAGAGGTTTGTTACTTGTTTTGTTTGTTTTGAGTTTGGTTAGTTTTATATCTATTAGCATCTATCTATATCTGAGTGAGATGAACGATGCTGTAAACATAATCATATCTTCATTTATAGCATCTATGTTTCTAGCTCATAGAATGCTTTATGACTCTGTAAAAGATGTTTTAGTTAGCCAAAACAAACAAGAGGTTATAGCAAAGTTAGTTTCTCGTGATGTAGAGCAGATGAGTGAAAGTGATATTTATAAAGCTTCCATAGAAACATATGCTGAAAACCTAAGTGATGGAGTTATCGCTCCTCTTTTTTATCTCTTACTCTTTGGACTTCCCGGCATCATCATCTATAAAGCCATTAACACTATGGACTCTATGGTAGGCTACAGAAATGACAAATACGAGAACTACGGAAAAGTTGCAGCTAAACTAGATGATATTGCAAACTACATCCCTTCAAGAGTGACTGCTGTTTTGATTATGCTTCTTTTTAAACAAAAAGATATATTTTCTTTTTATGAGAATGGAGCGAAACACGACTCACCAAATGCAGGACACCCTATAACTGCTATGGCTATGAGTTTGGATATCTCTCTTGGCGGAGATACTTACTACTTTGGTAAGTTAAAAGAGAAACCCTATTTTGGAAGTGGACGCATTGAGATAAAAGAGAGTGATGTTAGAAAAGCTCTCTCTTTAAGAGGTAAGGTAGATTCTACGGTAGCCGTTTTGCTACTTGCTATTTTAGTAACTCTTCAAGTCCTATAA
- the bluB gene encoding 5,6-dimethylbenzimidazole synthase: MTFTKEDAQTLLNIMKSRRDVRGNRFLNEAIEDEKIELILEAGISAPSVGYSQPWKFVLIKDENIKENIHQNFVCENTKAKEIFKDSQIYKSLKLEGIKEAPINIAVLYESLENPTLGMTSMYKMGEYSVVCAIENMWLMARALDIGLGWVSILDEEKVLKTLNAPRNTQLIAYLCLGYVNEFCQEPELKTLKWKKEKSLDECVVENSWA; this comes from the coding sequence GTGACCTTTACAAAAGAAGATGCACAGACTTTGCTAAACATCATGAAAAGCAGACGAGATGTTCGCGGAAACAGATTTTTAAATGAAGCCATAGAAGATGAAAAAATAGAACTCATCTTAGAAGCCGGCATCTCAGCTCCATCTGTGGGTTACTCTCAGCCTTGGAAATTTGTGCTCATAAAAGATGAAAATATAAAAGAAAATATACATCAAAATTTCGTGTGCGAAAACACAAAAGCAAAAGAGATCTTCAAGGACAGCCAGATATACAAAAGCCTAAAACTAGAAGGTATCAAAGAAGCACCCATAAACATCGCTGTTTTATATGAAAGCTTAGAAAATCCTACGCTTGGAATGACAAGTATGTATAAAATGGGTGAATATAGTGTCGTCTGTGCAATTGAGAACATGTGGCTGATGGCAAGAGCTTTAGACATCGGGCTTGGCTGGGTTAGCATCTTGGATGAAGAGAAAGTTTTAAAGACTCTAAACGCTCCAAGAAACACTCAGCTCATAGCCTACCTCTGTCTTGGTTATGTAAATGAATTTTGCCAAGAACCTGAACTAAAAACTCTAAAATGGAAAAAAGAAAAATCATTAGACGAATGTGTAGTGGAGAACTCATGGGCGTAA
- a CDS encoding phosphotransferase: MEKRKIIRRMCSGELMGVKTQLSLHELNQLFPSYGFTEIKPTISGIIDTTYIIHNETTGYILKRYERDITRKIELDIKLLNELKSVGLNVPACLDSNYGWYIYEKLEGKQPTNTKSYHIQALGRFLAKMHSQTSKMRCDSNRIIEDEVTQSLKYVKENFFAYYKRFEFLKNFTHKHEAIIHGDIFKDNTIFNGRKIGVIDFIDSSCGTFAYDVAVTLVGFDARERHDYYINLFLKNYNQHAPKKLSKKVVKEKMKFAANFFALKRVHEYKNTSRAKELLK; this comes from the coding sequence ATGGAAAAAAGAAAAATCATTAGACGAATGTGTAGTGGAGAACTCATGGGCGTAAAGACACAACTCTCACTTCATGAGTTAAACCAGCTTTTCCCATCTTACGGTTTCACAGAAATAAAACCAACTATATCTGGCATCATCGACACGACTTACATAATTCACAACGAGACAACTGGTTATATTCTAAAAAGATATGAGCGAGATATTACGCGTAAAATAGAGCTGGATATAAAACTGCTTAATGAGTTAAAATCAGTCGGGCTAAATGTTCCTGCCTGTCTTGATAGCAATTACGGCTGGTACATCTACGAAAAACTAGAAGGCAAACAGCCAACAAATACTAAAAGCTATCACATCCAAGCTCTTGGTAGATTTTTGGCAAAGATGCACTCTCAGACTTCAAAAATGAGATGCGACTCCAACAGAATCATCGAAGATGAAGTAACTCAATCTTTAAAGTATGTAAAAGAAAATTTCTTTGCTTACTACAAAAGATTTGAGTTCCTGAAAAATTTTACTCATAAACACGAGGCTATCATTCATGGAGATATTTTTAAAGACAACACCATTTTCAACGGCAGAAAAATCGGAGTAATAGATTTCATAGATTCATCATGCGGAACTTTTGCTTATGACGTTGCAGTTACACTTGTAGGTTTTGATGCAAGAGAGCGTCACGATTACTATATAAATCTTTTTTTGAAAAACTACAACCAACACGCACCTAAAAAACTGAGTAAAAAAGTTGTCAAAGAAAAGATGAAATTTGCTGCAAATTTCTTCGCACTAAAAAGAGTCCATGAGTATAAAAACACTTCAAGAGCAAAAGAATTACTAAAATGA